The following are from one region of the Pseudohongiella spirulinae genome:
- a CDS encoding Hsp20/alpha crystallin family protein, with product MNKTILYSLAAGLGLCLTLIAWLAWSNWQLQQQVATLSDNNVEPEPDWLQRLAPATPQNQAPANLWDPGWDPFAELDRMQQQMDHMMQSSLFNMGAGMRGSQFNFQSAQPDFRVEEDDDAYYVHITVPEGSELELSSQLDGQTLTVSGTVTSSQNNSANGMTRNFRRSSQFTRQIPLGKPVDSLAMSTESDGQRVLITLPKA from the coding sequence ATGAACAAAACCATCTTGTATTCACTGGCTGCCGGGCTGGGTCTCTGCCTGACACTCATCGCCTGGCTGGCCTGGTCAAACTGGCAGCTGCAACAGCAGGTCGCAACGCTCAGCGACAACAATGTTGAACCTGAACCAGATTGGCTGCAGCGCCTGGCACCCGCTACCCCGCAAAACCAAGCCCCGGCCAACCTATGGGATCCTGGCTGGGATCCTTTTGCTGAGCTCGACCGCATGCAGCAGCAAATGGACCACATGATGCAGAGCAGTCTGTTTAACATGGGTGCAGGCATGCGCGGCAGTCAGTTCAACTTCCAAAGCGCGCAGCCAGACTTCAGGGTTGAAGAGGACGACGACGCCTACTACGTTCACATCACAGTCCCGGAAGGAAGCGAACTTGAACTGAGCTCTCAGCTTGACGGTCAGACATTAACCGTCAGCGGTACGGTCACGTCCTCGCAGAACAATTCAGCTAACGGCATGACCCGAAATTTCCGCCGCAGCAGTCAGTTCACACGCCAGATACCTCTGGGCAAACCGGTGGATAGTTTGGCCATGAGCACCGAGTCTGATGGGCAGCGGGTGTTGATTACATTGCCCAAAGCATGA
- a CDS encoding serine hydrolase domain-containing protein has product MKLQLKSHYLLSLLLSALLALSSPLYAQDRDLGQASPESVGLSEAGIRELAEGMRNAVDEGNLAGIVSTLIRKGKVVHMDAYGYQDLENQVPVNEDTLFRIFSMTKPVTGVALMMLHEEGKFSLDDPVSRYIPELQGLQVAKEDGPNGIPVTEPATHEMTIRELMSHTGGLTYGMFSRSQVDSMVVAANLLDDTSTLKDMIDKLAKIPLRQQPGTLWHYSVSVDVQGYLVEVLSGQTFEQFLHTRLFEPLGMNDTGFSVPDSKRDRFAKMYQSTPDGLVAPGDNLGGEYRHPASFFGGGGGLVSTIGDYMKFTQMLANGGELNGVRILSPESVLTMRSNQLPAGMAEIPGYPGNQFGVDFAIVTDPARNDGMSEGSYWWWGIGGTWFWIDPVEDLVFIGMIQNRNLMYARQLQGISKRLVYSAITESNK; this is encoded by the coding sequence ATGAAACTACAATTAAAATCACATTACCTGCTCAGTCTGCTGCTGAGCGCTCTGCTGGCCCTTAGTAGCCCGCTTTACGCCCAGGACCGCGACCTGGGCCAGGCCAGCCCGGAAAGTGTTGGCTTAAGTGAGGCCGGTATACGCGAACTGGCCGAAGGCATGCGCAACGCTGTTGATGAAGGCAATCTGGCCGGCATCGTCAGCACCCTGATACGTAAGGGCAAGGTTGTGCACATGGACGCCTATGGTTATCAGGATCTGGAAAATCAGGTGCCGGTTAACGAAGACACCCTGTTCCGTATTTTTTCCATGACCAAACCGGTCACCGGTGTGGCGCTGATGATGCTGCACGAAGAAGGCAAGTTCAGCCTGGACGATCCGGTTTCCCGTTACATTCCAGAACTGCAGGGCCTGCAGGTGGCCAAAGAGGACGGTCCGAACGGTATCCCGGTCACTGAACCGGCAACCCACGAAATGACCATCCGCGAACTGATGTCGCATACTGGCGGCCTGACTTACGGTATGTTCTCCCGCTCCCAGGTTGACTCCATGGTTGTCGCCGCCAACCTGCTGGATGACACCAGTACCCTTAAAGACATGATCGACAAGCTGGCGAAAATCCCGCTGCGCCAGCAGCCCGGTACCCTGTGGCACTACAGTGTTTCAGTAGATGTTCAGGGTTATCTGGTGGAAGTGCTGTCCGGCCAGACCTTCGAACAATTTCTGCATACACGCCTGTTTGAACCGCTGGGCATGAATGACACCGGATTCTCCGTGCCTGACAGCAAGCGCGACCGCTTCGCTAAAATGTACCAGTCCACACCGGATGGTCTGGTGGCACCCGGCGATAATCTGGGCGGTGAGTACCGACATCCGGCTAGCTTCTTCGGTGGCGGTGGCGGCCTGGTATCCACCATTGGCGACTACATGAAATTCACCCAGATGCTGGCCAACGGCGGCGAGCTGAACGGCGTGCGCATCCTGTCACCGGAGTCCGTACTGACTATGCGCAGTAATCAACTGCCGGCCGGCATGGCGGAGATTCCGGGCTATCCGGGGAACCAGTTTGGTGTGGACTTTGCCATTGTCACCGACCCGGCGCGTAACGACGGCATGAGCGAGGGCAGCTATTGGTGGTGGGGCATCGGCGGCACCTGGTTCTGGATCGATCCGGTGGAGGACCTGGTGTTTATTGGCATGATCCAGAACCGTAATCTGATGTATGCGCGGCAGTTGCAGGGCATCAGTAAGCGGCTGGTTTACTCTGCCATTACCGAGTCGAATAAGTAA
- a CDS encoding zinc metallopeptidase encodes MIFLVLGLLLAALVFAPQLWVKFVMQRHHREVPDMPGTGGELAWHLIQRFKLDGIQVEETEEGRDHFDPQAQMVRLSPSNYHGRSVTAVAVAAHEVGHAIQFHRQESIFELRKKYMPLAAKLNRMGIALMWSVPVAALVLRSPIAIGTVIGLSVLLQLAGAMAYLIVLPEEWDASFNKALPILAEGEYLQEKQLHSARQVLKAAALTYFAGALASVVNIGRWLMVLRR; translated from the coding sequence ATGATTTTTTTAGTGCTTGGCCTGTTGCTCGCTGCGCTGGTGTTCGCACCGCAGCTATGGGTGAAGTTTGTTATGCAGCGACACCATCGCGAGGTGCCCGATATGCCCGGCACCGGCGGCGAGCTGGCCTGGCATCTGATTCAGCGTTTCAAGCTGGATGGCATTCAGGTGGAAGAAACCGAAGAAGGCCGTGATCACTTTGACCCTCAGGCGCAAATGGTGCGGCTCAGTCCCAGCAACTATCACGGCCGATCGGTCACCGCCGTGGCAGTCGCTGCCCACGAAGTAGGTCACGCCATCCAGTTCCACCGCCAGGAATCCATTTTTGAGCTGCGCAAGAAGTACATGCCATTGGCCGCCAAACTGAACCGCATGGGCATTGCACTGATGTGGTCCGTCCCCGTCGCGGCGCTGGTGCTGCGTTCACCCATTGCCATCGGTACTGTCATCGGACTGAGCGTACTGCTGCAACTGGCCGGTGCCATGGCTTACCTGATTGTCCTGCCGGAAGAGTGGGACGCCAGCTTTAACAAAGCCCTGCCCATCCTCGCCGAAGGCGAGTACCTGCAGGAGAAACAACTCCACAGCGCCCGCCAGGTCCTCAAAGCCGCCGCACTCACCTACTTCGCGGGCGCGCTCGCCAGCGTGGTCAATATCGGTCGCTGGCTAATGGTGCTGCGCCGTTGA
- a CDS encoding helix-turn-helix domain-containing protein, whose product MKKLDLSATGREDFLREQLLLNLTGTISEGELLKRLRKGLLGMSQSDFCKLAGISRRSLSDIENNRGPSTTATLNAAFGIFGLRLSLLPMNAELTKLVCADFQTLDGLPFHIKRFRQE is encoded by the coding sequence ATGAAAAAACTCGACCTGTCTGCCACTGGTCGTGAAGATTTCTTGCGCGAACAGCTCCTGTTAAATCTGACGGGAACAATCTCCGAGGGAGAACTACTGAAACGCTTGCGCAAAGGCCTGCTTGGCATGAGCCAGTCAGACTTCTGCAAGCTGGCCGGCATCAGTCGTCGCTCACTTTCTGACATCGAGAACAACAGGGGCCCATCAACTACCGCCACTCTGAATGCTGCTTTCGGTATCTTTGGTCTGCGCCTGAGCCTGCTGCCCATGAATGCAGAGCTGACCAAGCTGGTGTGTGCGGATTTTCAGACCTTGGATGGGTTGCCGTTTCATATCAAGCGGTTCAGGCAGGAGTAG
- a CDS encoding SDR family oxidoreductase, translated as MAVYLITGTNRGIGLELVRQTLAAGHEVIATARDPQAVPALTELAASNPGLTLAALDLGDPDSFDALVGQLDGRPVDVLINNAGIYGPRDASFGKLSAEDWLTVFNIDTVAPVLLTQKLMPNLRQGADKRIAFMSSKMGSVADNGSGGSYIYRTAKSALNQAVKCLAIDLQPEQFIVLSLHPGWVRTDMGGPNGLIDTRTSAQGLLSVIQQARPVDSGAFIAYDNKRIPW; from the coding sequence ATGGCAGTTTATTTAATTACGGGCACCAATCGGGGCATAGGTCTGGAGCTGGTCAGACAGACGCTGGCAGCGGGTCATGAGGTGATTGCAACGGCTCGAGACCCACAGGCGGTGCCTGCGCTCACAGAGCTGGCGGCGTCTAATCCGGGGCTGACCCTGGCTGCGCTGGATCTGGGTGATCCGGACAGTTTTGACGCACTGGTGGGCCAGCTTGATGGCCGTCCGGTTGATGTATTGATCAACAACGCGGGTATATACGGTCCGAGAGATGCATCATTTGGAAAACTCTCGGCAGAGGACTGGTTGACTGTGTTCAATATAGATACTGTCGCGCCCGTGCTATTGACGCAGAAATTGATGCCCAACCTGCGACAGGGCGCCGATAAACGCATCGCCTTTATGAGCTCCAAAATGGGCTCAGTGGCAGATAACGGCAGTGGCGGTTCCTACATCTACCGGACCGCCAAATCCGCTTTGAATCAGGCCGTCAAATGCCTGGCTATCGATCTGCAGCCAGAGCAGTTTATCGTGCTGAGCCTGCATCCGGGTTGGGTGCGCACGGACATGGGCGGACCTAATGGATTGATTGATACAAGAACCAGTGCGCAAGGTCTGCTTTCTGTGATACAACAAGCCAGACCAGTGGATAGTGGCGCATTTATTGCCTATGACAATAAACGTATTCCCTGGTAG
- a CDS encoding acyl-CoA dehydrogenase family protein gives MSLVLNEDQVMLQESARDFCREKAPVTVLRQLRDSQDARGYSDELWQAMVGLGWAGMAIPEAFGGFEFGYSGLGIVLEETGRTLVPTPLISTVLLSATAINLAGTEAQKAELLPKVAGGETVLAFALEEGALHNPSRIAMTAEKSGDGYVLNGSKQFVLDAHVADHFVVVARSSGAADDADGISLFVVDAKTPGISVQRLNMVDSRNVGNVQFDNVKVPAGALLGAEGQGRGALEQTLDIGRIGLAAEMLGGVQEVFERTVEYLQQRTQFGVQIGAFQALQHRAAIMYSEIELCKSLVRKAFAELDRGDDAEDIPALASMCKAKLSEVYELVSNEGVQMHGGIGMTDEFDIGFFLKRARVAQQTLGDAGFHRDRYARLRGF, from the coding sequence ATGTCATTGGTATTAAATGAAGATCAGGTGATGCTGCAGGAATCGGCGCGCGATTTCTGTCGCGAAAAAGCGCCGGTGACGGTGCTACGGCAACTGCGCGACAGTCAGGATGCGCGCGGCTATTCGGATGAGCTGTGGCAGGCCATGGTGGGTCTGGGATGGGCCGGTATGGCCATACCTGAAGCCTTTGGTGGTTTTGAGTTTGGTTATTCGGGTCTGGGTATTGTGCTGGAAGAGACTGGACGAACCCTGGTACCGACGCCGCTGATTTCCACTGTGCTGCTCAGTGCGACCGCCATCAATCTGGCTGGCACAGAAGCTCAGAAAGCTGAGCTGTTGCCGAAAGTGGCAGGCGGTGAAACAGTGCTGGCCTTTGCGCTGGAAGAAGGTGCTTTGCACAATCCATCGCGTATCGCCATGACAGCCGAAAAATCCGGCGACGGTTACGTGCTGAACGGCAGCAAACAGTTTGTACTGGATGCCCATGTTGCCGATCACTTTGTGGTGGTGGCTCGTAGCAGCGGTGCAGCCGACGATGCCGACGGTATCAGTCTGTTTGTAGTCGATGCCAAGACGCCGGGCATCAGCGTTCAGCGATTGAACATGGTCGACAGCCGCAATGTTGGTAATGTGCAGTTCGACAACGTCAAGGTGCCTGCAGGTGCGCTACTGGGGGCTGAAGGTCAGGGGCGTGGCGCATTGGAGCAGACCCTGGATATCGGCCGCATCGGTCTGGCGGCGGAGATGCTGGGCGGCGTGCAGGAAGTGTTCGAGCGCACCGTCGAGTACCTGCAGCAGCGCACCCAGTTTGGCGTGCAGATTGGCGCCTTCCAGGCTCTGCAGCATCGCGCGGCTATCATGTACTCGGAGATTGAGCTGTGTAAGTCGCTGGTGCGTAAGGCTTTCGCCGAACTGGATCGCGGTGATGATGCCGAAGACATCCCGGCCTTGGCCAGTATGTGCAAAGCCAAACTTTCTGAGGTGTATGAACTGGTCAGCAATGAAGGAGTACAGATGCACGGCGGCATTGGTATGACTGATGAATTTGACATCGGCTTCTTCCTGAAGCGTGCAAGGGTGGCGCAACAGACTCTGGGTGATGCCGGTTTTCATCGGGATCGTTATGCCCGCCTGCGGGGATTCTGA
- a CDS encoding alpha/beta hydrolase has product MTQSTIPMNGLFSCEYFDIESKHTKGILRIFVGKPPGFDSNARYPVIYTLDGNASFASLTGTQRMLTQGGEMPPSFVIGIGYPGETLWESMARRNRDYAPSDPGEAEIRALGATEKAGGADFLRFLQEELKPLIERRYPVDPKNSTLQGVSLGGLFGVWVLLTEPGAFQNYILGSPAIWWRQEEFWQWEQSYADCHKDLPASVFVGAGALENKDSLRADALKIAEKNIVLREQVEQVISWNDEHGWPEVADLVPRLVNQLRQRSFPGLRIHSHIFPDESHMSVPAAISSRGLRYVFGSWVPCADLTTRCGRA; this is encoded by the coding sequence ATGACACAGTCCACCATCCCCATGAACGGTCTATTCTCATGCGAATACTTTGACATCGAATCAAAACATACCAAAGGTATCTTGCGAATCTTTGTCGGCAAACCGCCAGGCTTTGATAGCAATGCCAGATATCCCGTGATTTATACGCTTGATGGCAATGCGTCATTCGCTTCTTTGACTGGGACCCAGCGTATGCTCACACAAGGCGGTGAAATGCCTCCGTCTTTTGTTATTGGTATCGGTTATCCGGGTGAGACTCTGTGGGAGTCCATGGCCAGGAGGAACAGAGATTACGCACCAAGCGATCCTGGCGAGGCAGAGATAAGGGCGCTGGGGGCTACTGAAAAAGCAGGCGGCGCGGATTTTCTCCGGTTTTTGCAGGAGGAGCTGAAGCCTCTGATCGAGCGCCGTTATCCGGTCGATCCCAAAAATTCCACGTTACAGGGGGTCTCCTTGGGCGGCCTGTTCGGGGTGTGGGTGTTGCTTACTGAGCCCGGCGCCTTCCAGAACTACATTCTCGGTAGCCCGGCCATCTGGTGGCGGCAGGAAGAATTCTGGCAATGGGAGCAATCCTATGCAGATTGTCACAAAGATTTGCCTGCCAGTGTGTTTGTTGGTGCAGGCGCGCTGGAGAACAAAGATAGTTTGCGTGCCGATGCGCTGAAGATCGCTGAGAAAAATATTGTGCTAAGAGAGCAGGTTGAACAGGTGATTTCGTGGAATGACGAGCATGGCTGGCCGGAGGTGGCGGATCTGGTACCCAGGCTGGTCAATCAGTTGCGGCAGCGCAGTTTTCCGGGGCTACGCATTCATAGCCACATTTTTCCGGATGAATCACATATGTCAGTACCAGCGGCAATTTCTTCGCGAGGTTTGCGATATGTATTCGGCAGCTGGGTGCCGTGCGCCGATTTAACCACAAGATGCGGCCGGGCGTGA
- a CDS encoding pyridoxal phosphate-dependent aminotransferase, whose translation MSRRRILLGGAALLGAGMLQTLPGGMRMALADIARPDYIIRASSNENPYGPSPVAVKAINEALVDANKYMNMTNDLLDLLSGIEDVPRESIAVGSGSGEILRVGGLLASLNGKSVVCPDPTFGGLISYVENMGTELIRVPVNDAMETDLAAIKAAIRPETGMVYLCNPNNPIPNLIEKNALREFVLEVSQDRLVFIDEAYHEFVDDPAYESMMDLIRAGHKNIIISRTASKIHGLAALRVGFAYAHPDLIAELNSKMTGQLNIVGVKAAHASYLDQDFQNYTLAQNRKSLDMINAMCDRHDIPYIKSHANFTFIHTGRDIAEVSEAMRDAGILIGRPFPPFRDWARISTTKPEEMEYLVQVYERLYLS comes from the coding sequence ATGAGCAGGCGCAGAATTCTACTTGGCGGAGCGGCACTGTTGGGTGCTGGCATGTTGCAGACATTGCCGGGCGGCATGCGTATGGCATTGGCGGATATTGCCAGGCCCGACTATATTATCCGGGCCAGCAGCAATGAAAATCCCTATGGGCCCTCGCCGGTTGCCGTCAAGGCGATCAATGAGGCTCTGGTTGATGCCAATAAATACATGAACATGACCAACGATCTGCTGGATTTGCTATCCGGGATCGAAGATGTGCCGCGCGAGTCAATTGCGGTCGGTTCCGGTTCGGGTGAAATACTCAGGGTGGGTGGTCTGCTTGCCAGTCTGAACGGTAAGTCGGTGGTCTGTCCTGATCCTACCTTTGGCGGTCTTATCAGCTATGTCGAGAACATGGGCACCGAGCTGATTCGTGTGCCTGTTAATGACGCCATGGAAACTGATCTGGCGGCTATCAAGGCAGCCATCCGGCCCGAAACCGGCATGGTTTATCTTTGTAATCCTAATAACCCGATTCCCAACCTTATTGAGAAAAACGCACTGCGTGAGTTTGTACTCGAGGTATCCCAGGATCGACTGGTATTTATTGACGAGGCTTACCATGAGTTTGTCGATGATCCGGCCTATGAGTCGATGATGGATCTGATCAGGGCGGGGCACAAAAATATTATTATTTCCCGGACAGCCTCCAAGATTCATGGGCTGGCGGCGCTCAGAGTTGGTTTTGCCTATGCACATCCGGATCTGATTGCCGAGCTGAACAGTAAGATGACCGGACAATTGAATATTGTTGGCGTCAAAGCGGCGCACGCCAGTTACCTGGATCAGGATTTCCAGAATTACACTCTGGCACAGAACCGCAAATCGCTGGATATGATTAATGCAATGTGTGATCGACATGATATTCCGTATATCAAGTCACATGCCAATTTCACCTTTATCCATACCGGGCGAGACATTGCTGAAGTCAGCGAAGCTATGCGTGATGCAGGCATATTGATCGGACGGCCATTCCCGCCCTTCCGGGACTGGGCCCGCATCAGTACCACCAAGCCGGAAGAGATGGAATATCTTGTGCAGGTTTACGAGCGACTGTATCTGTCCTGA
- a CDS encoding DMT family transporter, protein MRLLETHPNRAHNAPVFLYRTTIMTAREWFWIVFLGTVWGGSFIFNALLIREVGPLWVTALRVSIGALGCWLFLFVMRKSVPRDPVLWLKLGMLGVLNYAIPFALFPMAQASLASGVAAIVNALTPIVTVIVAHFWVNGERITATKAAGVVAGFAGVTILALPALKGGGETRLWAIGACLLATLCYALALNVARSFRDVEPTALTSIALTGAAVTSLPVAFIGEGLPAMTLPGTWLAALAIGLISTAFTFQIMYRLLPLVGATNFSTTTLIAPVSAIVLGTVILQEVILLSHLTGMLVIFLGLTFIDGRLPRLVRSRLR, encoded by the coding sequence TTGCGATTACTGGAAACCCACCCCAATCGGGCGCATAATGCGCCCGTTTTTCTTTATCGGACAACCATCATGACAGCGCGCGAATGGTTCTGGATTGTGTTTCTGGGCACAGTCTGGGGCGGCTCTTTTATTTTCAATGCTCTATTGATTAGAGAAGTCGGGCCGCTGTGGGTGACAGCATTGCGGGTGAGCATTGGCGCGCTGGGGTGCTGGCTGTTTTTATTTGTGATGCGTAAATCGGTGCCACGAGACCCGGTGTTGTGGCTGAAGCTGGGTATGCTCGGTGTTTTGAACTACGCCATACCCTTTGCCCTGTTTCCGATGGCGCAGGCCAGTCTGGCAAGCGGTGTGGCAGCTATCGTCAATGCACTGACACCCATTGTCACGGTCATTGTTGCGCACTTCTGGGTGAACGGTGAACGCATTACCGCTACCAAAGCGGCAGGTGTGGTGGCTGGTTTTGCCGGCGTGACCATATTGGCTTTGCCGGCACTGAAAGGCGGCGGTGAGACGCGATTATGGGCGATTGGTGCCTGTCTTCTCGCCACACTGTGTTACGCGCTGGCATTGAATGTGGCGCGCAGTTTTCGTGATGTGGAACCGACAGCATTAACGTCGATCGCATTGACCGGTGCTGCGGTGACATCGCTGCCGGTCGCATTTATCGGTGAAGGCCTGCCCGCGATGACCTTGCCGGGCACTTGGCTGGCGGCGCTGGCCATCGGCCTCATCTCAACGGCATTTACCTTTCAGATTATGTACCGGTTGCTGCCATTGGTGGGAGCGACCAACTTTTCGACTACTACACTGATCGCCCCGGTTTCGGCCATTGTGCTGGGGACTGTTATTCTTCAGGAAGTGATTCTGCTATCGCATCTGACCGGCATGCTGGTGATTTTTCTGGGCCTCACGTTTATTGACGGTCGTTTGCCACGCCTGGTGCGCAGCCGATTGCGTTAA
- a CDS encoding acyl-CoA dehydrogenase family protein, which translates to MQDLETFRAETRAWLEENCPASMRTPMPEDEVVWGGRNAVFKNPDSKIWLERMADKGWTTPTWPAEYGGGGLSKAESMVLAEEMQRIKARPPLVSFGISMLGPVLLEMATHEQKLEHIPKIVRGEIRWCQGYSEPGAGSDLAGLGTKAILDGDEYVINGSKIWTSYADKADWIFCLVRTDFEAPKHSGISFILFDMASPGVTTKPIKLISGNSVFCETFFDNVRVPAGNVVGRLNDGWTIAKRLLQHERTMISGFGLSSGRNNRGGLADALPQTAMHYRGDTDKLSDPALRDQIAQFMIDSEAFSLTSQRSAQEAKQSKGPNATSSMLKNYGCELNKRRYELALKAAGTQALGWESLTDDGSDFDARELDTTRQWLRSKGNSIEGGTYEVQLNVIAKRVLGLPDMTSMVANTSSKK; encoded by the coding sequence TTGCAGGATCTGGAAACTTTCCGCGCGGAAACCCGCGCCTGGCTGGAGGAAAACTGCCCGGCCTCGATGCGCACGCCCATGCCCGAAGATGAAGTGGTCTGGGGTGGCCGCAACGCTGTTTTCAAAAACCCCGACAGCAAAATCTGGCTGGAGCGCATGGCTGATAAAGGTTGGACCACACCCACCTGGCCGGCCGAATACGGCGGGGGCGGTCTGAGCAAGGCGGAGAGTATGGTGCTGGCAGAAGAGATGCAGCGTATCAAAGCGCGTCCGCCACTGGTCAGCTTTGGCATCAGCATGCTGGGGCCGGTGCTGCTGGAGATGGCCACCCACGAGCAGAAGCTGGAGCATATTCCGAAGATTGTGCGGGGCGAGATTCGCTGGTGTCAGGGTTACAGTGAGCCGGGTGCCGGGTCTGATCTGGCCGGCCTGGGCACAAAGGCCATCCTGGATGGCGACGAGTACGTCATCAACGGCTCCAAGATCTGGACCTCTTATGCCGACAAGGCCGACTGGATATTCTGTCTGGTGCGCACCGATTTTGAGGCGCCCAAACATAGCGGTATCAGTTTTATCCTGTTTGATATGGCGTCGCCCGGAGTCACTACCAAACCCATCAAATTGATCAGTGGCAACTCGGTGTTTTGCGAAACTTTTTTCGATAACGTGCGTGTGCCCGCAGGCAATGTGGTGGGTCGTTTGAATGATGGCTGGACCATCGCCAAGCGACTGCTGCAGCACGAGCGCACCATGATCTCCGGCTTCGGCCTGAGCAGCGGGCGCAATAATCGGGGCGGTCTGGCCGACGCGCTGCCTCAGACGGCCATGCACTATCGGGGTGATACCGACAAACTGTCAGATCCGGCGCTGCGCGATCAGATTGCCCAGTTCATGATCGACAGCGAAGCTTTCTCGCTGACCTCGCAGCGCTCAGCGCAAGAGGCCAAGCAGAGTAAGGGGCCAAATGCCACATCCTCCATGCTGAAGAATTACGGTTGTGAGCTGAACAAGCGCCGCTACGAACTGGCATTGAAGGCAGCAGGCACCCAGGCGCTGGGTTGGGAGTCGCTCACTGATGATGGCAGTGACTTCGACGCCAGGGAACTCGATACCACGCGGCAGTGGTTGCGCTCCAAGGGTAATTCCATTGAAGGCGGTACCTACGAGGTACAGCTTAATGTGATTGCCAAACGAGTGCTAGGGCTGCCGGACATGACCTCCATGGTCGCCAACACCAGTAGCAAGAAGTAA